The following are encoded together in the Triticum dicoccoides isolate Atlit2015 ecotype Zavitan chromosome 6B, WEW_v2.0, whole genome shotgun sequence genome:
- the LOC119321184 gene encoding putative cyclin-F2-1: MAVMDPFTADLLSGPSLPGAFSCAAGHRMEFDDAYLRAIGALPPLPTVHLAPTHLDHAAALEDSVELPATLYAATLDAHLFHPPFEVPVPSLLPDRVVPDSKNTATRPHLSSFEFAPTPVDHAAALECSVELPATCELYAAALDARLFHPSFEVPAPSLLPDRAVPDCKNSATHPRLSDYEIDIDFNLREMEKNVEERPSPDYLKTVQGDRMSPSMRATLVFWMDDFTRHYDLAPGTLHRAVSYVDRVLSARTLSSARTDMEYELRLLGATAVFTAAKYEERSTRFKVNAAKIAEDCGFATSKEVTDMECKMLAALRYELSGPTAYPFVDHFTRYSKGERELQVQRLAHKIGGPIFVEDWRPMGPNRISSCDLTLARMTQRATFFPS; encoded by the coding sequence ATGGCTGTCATGGATCCCTTCACCGCCGACCTACTTTCTGGTCCTTCTCTGCCCGGCGCCTTCTCATGCGCCGCCGGCCACCGCATGGAGTTTGACGACGCCTACCTCCGGGCGATCGGCGCACTCCCTCCTCTTCCGACTGTccacctcgctcccacccacctcgacCACGCCGCCGCACTCGAAGATTCCGTGGAACTCCCGGCGACGCTGTATGCCGCCACACTCGATGCCCATCTTTTTCACCCGCCGTTCGAGGTGCCCGTACCGTCCCTGCTTCCGGACCGCGTCGTCCCGGACTCCAAGAACACGGCGACACGCCCGCATCTGTCCAGCTTCGAATTCGCTCCCACGCCCGTCGATCACGCCGCCGCACTCGAATGTTCCGTGGAGCTCCCGGCGACGTGCGAGCTGTACGCCGCCGCACTCGACGCCCGTCTTTTTCACCCATCCTTCGAGGTGCCCGCACCGTCCCTGCTCCCGGACCGCGCCGTCCCGGACTGCAAGAACTCGGCCACGCATCCGCGGCTCTCCGACTACGAAATCGACATCGACTTCAACCTCCGGGAGATGGAGAAGAACGTCGAGGAGCGGCCTTCGCCGGACTACCTGAAGACGGTGCAGGGAGATCGGATGAGCCCATCGATGCGTGCCACCCTCGTCTTCTGGATGGACGACTTCACCCGGCACTACGACCTGGCCCCTGGCACGCTTCACCGTGCCGTCTCCTACGTCGACCGCGTCCTGTCGGCGCGAACCTTGTCTTCGGCTCGCACGGACATGGAGTATGAGCTCCGTCTCCTGGGCGCCACGGCCGTCTTCACCGCCGCCAAATACGAGGAGCGGAGCACCAGATTCAAGGTGAACGCCGCGAAAATTGCGGAGGACTGTGGGTTCGCCACGAGCAAGGAGGTGACCGACATGGAGTGCAAGATGTTGGCGGCGCTCCGGTACGAGCTCAGCGGACCAACGGCCTACCCCTTCGTGGACCACTTCACCAGGTACAGCAAAGGAGAGCGCGAGCTGCAGGTTCAGAGGTTGGCGCATAAGATCGGCGGACCAATATTCGTCGAGGATTGGCGCCCCATGGGGCCCAATCGGATCTCCTCCTGCGACCTAACACTAGCCAGGATGACTCAACGAGCAACTTTCTTCCCGTCGTGA